The Bacteroidota bacterium DNA window TTCAGGTAGTCGATGAGCGTCTCCACCGGGACACGCGTGCCCTTAAACACGAACGCGCCGCTGACGATGTCAGGATCGCGGGAGATGACCTGGTTGGGACTCATCGGGACGGCTCCGTTTTTCTTCTGGAACGTCCTGTGCTCTTCTTCGATCCAGGGGTTTGTTTCGCCTCTGGCGCGAGGGATCACGCCCCGGCTACCCGTTGAGGTCGCCGAGGCGGAACGGGCCGTCGATCTCCATGAAGGCGGCGTAGACGGTGCTGGCCCCACCGCCGGACGAGCACAATCTTATGCCTAGCCGCTTACCGACAGATCGTTGCGACGACCGCCTTTCCGAACGAGCGATGACAGGATGCCGTACGTGGCGACGGACCACGCGAACAGGGCTAGGGCGGCCCCCACCGTAGCAGCGACCAGAAGGAACCCCTGTATGCCGCTGAACCCGATGGACTCAGCCACGTTGCGGAACGAGGCATCTACCGTGGGTATCCAGTATAGCCGCACCAGGAAGTAATGGACGACCACCATGCACAGTGTGACTCCGGCGTACAGCGCCAGCACGAGACGCCGTACGGCGGAGTTGCTGTGGATGATCAGGTGCTGAATGGGGGAGGTCAAGCTGCTCCTTCGTTCCATAGCGCGAGGTGGAGAATGAAACCGAGGCCGCCGAGTGCAAACGCCGACGCCACACCCAGCCCGATGAGTAAGCCGCTCGGCTCCGCCGCGAAGACGGCCCCGGCCAGTGCACTCAAGATGATTCCGGCAAGTCCGTAGAGCACATTGCGGCCCTGTTTGAGGGCGAAGACGAGGAGGCTGCTATCCGAGCGCGTGCGTGACGACTCTACGCCTGGAGGAAGGACAAGATTCTCTCCTTCGTGCAAAGCAGGTAACCGAGACTGCCTTTCCAGTTCCCGCTCGCGGATGTCCAGCTCTCGCTCTCTCGCGGCGACCTCTCGCTCTCGAAGACGCAGCCGTCGTTCATGTTGAGGATCCGGGTCTGACATAGCTGGAAGCTACGTCGGCCGACTATTCGTCGTCGAGGTCGCCGAGGCGGAACTGGCCGTCGATCTCCATGAAGGAGGCGTAGACAATGTCGGTCCCGCCGCCGGGCGTGCCGTTTTTCAGGAAGCCGACGTGGAGGACGTGCCACGTCCCCTCGCGCTCGGTGTCGGTGCCGTAGTGCTCGAAGCCGTAGCCTGCCGGTCCGGCAGCCTGGATGAGGGTCTGGAGGCGCTGGACGAAGCCGTCGACGCGGGCGCGGTCGGCGTCGGTGTCGTAGGTGCAGGGCCAGACACGGTAGCCGTCGCCCTCTTCGGCGTAGCAGCCGATGTATGGTGCGGCGTCGGCGAACAGGCCCGCCCCGGCGAGGCGGAGTAGCTCCTCCGTCCGCCGCTTCACGCGCGCCTCCGCCGGGTCGCCCGCGTCGAGCTCCGAGGAGAACGCCGCCCGCGTCGTGATGACCTCACCGAAGAGGAACCGCCCATCGGCCTCGACGAAGGTCAAGTAGGTGAGCGTGGTCTGCGCTGGGCGGCGGACTTTGACCTGGAACAGGTGCAACTCCTCGCTGCCCTCGCGCTTCGTCCGGTAGGCGTCGGGCACGTAGGGCGTGTCGTACCCGAACGTCTCGACGGTCTGCTTCATCAGGCCGGTCACGCGCTCCGGCTCGGCGGCGAGGTCGCACGGGAAGAAGGTGCGGCCCGGGCCGAAGCAGGCGAGGTGCGGGGCGAGCGCTTCCGCGTCGCCCGCTCGGGCCAGCGTCACCACGTCGTCGAGCACGGCGCTGATGCGCGCCTCGGTCTCGGCACGGGTGTCGTCCGAGAGCTGGGCGAGGGCGGGGGTGGCGAGAAGCAGAGAGAGGAGGAGGTGGCGCATGGCAAATCGAGGGTGACTAGAAAGAATAGAATACGGATTGCTTCTGACCTCTACACACGTCATCCCCGCCCGTTCGACTGCGCTCAGGACAGGCTCCGGCGGGGACCCACAGGGATTGCTCGCCGGTGGATGGGCTTCGCCGCTGCTTCGCGGTCCGGCTCGGGGGCCGGGATGACGTGAGTGGTAGGGCGCGGTGAAGCGGCGTCTTTGAATAGCGACAGCGCTGGTTGCAAACCCAAAGGCGAACCCATCGAGCGAGGCAGCGTTCACGGGGGCTAATGCCGAATGCTATGACCGACCGCACTGCCGAACTCCGCCGGCTCCTCGTCGACCGCATCCTCGTCATCGACGGGGCGATGGGGACGATGATCCAGCGCCACGACCTCGGCGAGGCCGACTTTCGGGGCGAGCGCTTCGCCGACTGGGGCCACCCCCTCAAGGGCAACAACGACCTCCTCGTCCTCACCCAGCCGGCCCTCATCCGCGGCATCCACCACGCCTTCCTCGACGCGGGCGCGGACATCGTCGAGACCAACACGTTCAACAGCACCTCGATCTCGCAGGCGGACTACGTGGCCGAGAGCCTGGTCTACGAACTCAACGCCGCCGCCGCTCGCCTCGCCCGCGACGCCGCCGACGCCAAGACCGCCGAGACGCCCGGCCGGCCGCGCTTCGTCGCAGGCGCCCTCGGCCCGACTAACCGCACGCTCTCGCTCTCGCCCGACGTCAACGACCCCGGCTTCCGGGCGACGACCTACGACGAGCTGCGCGACGCCTACCGCGAGCAGATCGAGGGCCTGGTCGACGGCGGCGTGGACCTCCTCCTGATCGAGACCATCTTCGACACGCTCAACGCGAAGGCGGCGATCTCGGCGGTCGCCGAGCACGCCGAGGCGACGGGGACGCAGCTTCCGGTGATGCTCTCCGGGACGGTCGTCGACATGAGCGGGCGGACGCTCTCGGGGCAGACCGTCGAGGCCTTCTGGCTCTCGCTCGCCCACTGCCCGAACCTGCTGTCGGTCGGCCTCAACTGCGCGCTCGGCTCGGCCCAGATGCGGCCGTTCATCGAGGCGCTCAGTCAGGTTGCGACCGTCCCCGTCAGCCTCTACCCGAACGCCGGGCTGCCGAACGCGATGGGCGGCTACGACGAGACGCCCGCGTTCATGGCCGAGCAGATCCGCGCCTACGCCGAGGCCGGGTTCGTCAACCTCGTCGGCGGCTGCTGCGGGACCACGCCCGCGCACATCGCCGCGATCGCCGAGGCCGCCGCTGAGCACCCCCCGCGCCCGATCCCGACCGCCGAGCCGACGCTCCGGCTGAGCGGGCTGGAGCCGTTCGTGGTCCGGCCTGGGACCAACTTCGTCAACATCGGCGAGCGGACGAACGTCACGGGCTCGCGCCGCTTCGCCCGGCTCATCAAAGAGGGCGACTACGAAGAGGCCCTCAGCGTCGCCCGGCAGCAGGTCGAGGACGGGGCCCAGCTCATCGACGTGAACATGGACGAGGGGATGCTGGACGGCGCGGCCGCGATGCAGACCTTCCTCAACCTCGTCGCCGCCGAGCCCGACATCTCGCGCGTCCCGGTCGTCGTTGACTCGTCGAAGTGGGAGGTGATCGAGGCCGGGCTGCGGTGCGTCCAGGGCAAGGGCGTCGTCAACTCGATCTCGCTGAAGGAGGGCGAGTTGCCCTTTCTAGAGCAGGCGCGGCGCGTCCGCGCGTACGGCGCAGCCGTCATCGTGATGGCCTTCGACGAGGACGGGCAGGCCGACTCGCTGGAGCGCCGCAAGGAGATTTGCGAGCGGGCCTACCGCCTGCTCGTCGACGAGGTCGGCTTCCCGCCGGAAGACATCATCTTCGACCCCAACGTCTTCGCCGTGGCGACAGGCCTGGAGGAGCACCGCCGCTACGCTATCGACTTCATCGAGGCCACGCGCTGGATCAAGGCCAACCTCCCGCACGCCCGCGTCTCGGGCGGCATCTCGAACCTGTCGTTCTCGTTCCGCGGCAACGACCGCGTCCGCGAGGCGATGCACGCCGCGTTCCTCCTCCACGCCGGGCGGGCGGGCCTCGACATGGGCATCGTCAACGCTGGGCAGCTCGAGGTCTACTCCGAGATCGAGCCGGACCTCCTGGAGCGGGTCGAGGACGTGCTCTTCGACCGCCGCGACGACGCGACCGAGCGCCTCGTCGAGATCGCCGAGGAGATCGCCGCCGAAGGCACCGAGGCGAAGGAGGAGAAGACGCTCGCCTGGCGCGAGGCCCCGGTCGCCAACCGGCTGAGCCACGCGCTCGTCAAGGGCATCGTCGACTTCATCGAGCAGGACACCGAGGAGGCGCGGCAACAAGCAGACAAGCCGCTAGAGGTGATTGAGGGGCCGCTGATGGACGGGATGAACGTCGTCGGCGATCTCTTCGGGAGCGGGCAGATGTTTCTGCCGCAGGTCGTCAAGAGCGCCCGCGTGATGAAGAAGGCGGTGGCGTACCTCCTCCCCTACATCGAGGCCGAGAAAGAAGAGAGCGGTGCCGAGGCGAAGGCGCTCCCGAAGGTGCTGATGGCGACCGTCAAGGGCGACGTCCACGACATCGGCAAGAACATCGTTGGGGTCGTCCTCCAGTGCAACAACTTCGAGGTGATCGACCTCGGGGTGATGGTGCCGGCGGCGAAGATCCTGGCCGAGGCGCGGGCGCACAACGTGGACGTGATCGGGCTCTCCGGCCTCATCACGCCGTCGCTCGACGAGATGGTCCACCTCGCCGCCGAGATGAAGCGGCAGGACTTCGACACCCCGCTCCTGATCGGCGGGGCGACGACCTCGAAGGTCCACACCGCCGTCAAGGTCGCGCCGCAGTACGACGGGCCGGTCGTCCACGTCCTCGACGCGAGCCGGAGCGTGCCCGTCGTGCAGAAGCTCATCACCGACGGGCAGCGCGACGCCTTCGCCGCCGAGGTCGCGGAGGAGTACGCCGCCGAGCGCGACCGCTACGCCCGCCGCACGCGCGAGGCGAAGCTCCTCTCGCTGGGCGACGCCCGCGCCAACCGCGCCGAGATCGACTGGAGCGCCGCACCCATCTCCGCTCCGCGCACGCCCGGCATCACGGAGTTCCTCGGCTTCGACCTCGCGGACCTCCGCGCCTACATCGACTGGACGCCGTTTTTCATCGCGTGGGAGATGAGGGGCAAGTACCCGAACATCCTCGATGACCCGAAACGGGGCGAAGCCGCGCGCAAGCTGTTCGAGGACGCCAACGCGCTCCTCGACCGGATGATCGACGACAAACTGGTGCAGGCGCACGGCATCGTCGGCCTCTGGCCCGCAGGTGCCGACGGCGACGACATCGACCTGTTCGCCGACGAGCGCCGGACCGAGCGCCTCGCCACGTTCCACACGCTCCGGCAGCAGACCGAGAAGACGCCCGGCAAGGCCAACCGTGCCCTCGCCGACTTCGTCGCGCCCCACGCGAGCGGGCGCGGCGACTACCTCGGCGCGTTCGTCGTCACCGCCGGACACGGCTTGGACGAACTGGTCTCTGAGTTCGAGGCCGACCACGACGACTACCACGCCATCCTCGCCAAAGCCCTCGCCGACCGCCTCGCCGAAGCCTTCGCCGAGCGCCTTCACGAGATCGTCCGCCGCGACCTCTGGGGCTACGCCGACGCTGAGGCGCTCTCGAACGACGACCTCATCCGCGAGCGCTACGCCGGCATCCGCCCCGCGCCCGGCTACCCCGCGCAGCCGGACCACACCGAGAAGCTCGCGCTCTTCGACCTCCTCGGCGCGACCGAGCGCACGGGCGTCACGCTGACGGAGCACCTCGCGATGGCACCCGCCGCGTCGGTGTGCGGGCTGTACCTCGCGCACCCCGAGGCGGCGTACTTCAACCTCGGCGTGCTCGGGCGCGACCAGGTCGAGGACTACGCCCGGCGCAAGGGGATACCGGTGAGCGAGGCCGAGCGGTGGCTCTCGCCCGCGCTCGGCTACGACCCCGGCGCGCGCGCCGGAAGCGGCGACGGGGCCGCCCTCGCTGTGCCCGCCCCCTCCTGAATTAACACGGGCGGATTGGCGTGCAAGCGGTGCATTGCCGGAGGCATAGTTTAGCCGCCCCGCGCTGAGGCCGAAACCCCCAGGTGACGCACATTCACCTGGCTCGGCCCTCGTGTTCCGATTTCTGCTCGTCCTCGCTCTCAGTCTCACCGCCTGCGAACTGCCCGCGCAGCCCCTGGCCCCAGATCCGGAGACGGGCACCGTGGAGGTGCACCGGGAGACGGTCTACTACGAGGTGGAGGGGGCGACGCCTCGGTCGCTGCTGAAGAACCTCGCCCTGCGCGGACCGTCGATCGAGGGTGAGCGGTTTTTCGGACTGACCGAGTGGGAGGTCAACGCTGAGTACCGGTGGAGAGAGCGGGCCACGCGCTGCTCGATGGAAGACATCGTTGTGCGGGTCGTCATCAAGACCCACCTGCCGCAGTGGGTGCCGCCGGCCGGGACGCCGGCCGAGGTGCGCACCGCGTGGAACCGGTTCGTCACGGCGCTCGACGCGCACGAGGACGGGCACCGCCGCTTCGCGGAGGAGGCCGGCGAGGCGATCCGCTGGCACCTGGTCTCGCTCCACACGCCCTCGTGCAGCCAGATCAAGGGCGAGGCGCAGCGTGCGGTCGTCGCCATCCTGGACGAGTACGACGCGCTCAACCGGGCCTACGACCGCGAGACCGGCCACGGCCGCACCCAGAACGCCGTTTGGCCCCCTGCGCATCTCCTCGCCGGCGCTCGCTAGAAGTCGAGTCCGAGTCGGAGCTGGACGACCTGGTTTCTCACGTCGGGCGCCTCCGGGATCACCTCGGAGAGATCGCCGCTGAAGCGGGCCTCGGCAAAGACCGGTGTCGGGAGCAGCGTCCTGAGGCGGACGCCAACGCCCACATCATAGCCGAACACGGTCGAGGCGTTGCGCTCCGTCGTGACGGTGAAGTCCTCGACGTCGTCGCTGCCGAAGAGGAGCTTCTCGCGCAGCAGCAGGTCCAGGCGTGGACCGAGGACGGCGTAGACCTCCGGCCCCCTCGGGCTCAGCGAAACCGAGGGCTTGGCGGTGACCGCGAAGCTGGCGTAGTCCAGCGCGATCGTCGAGGTCCCGGCAGTGAGCACCGTGTCGCCTTCAACGAGCAACAGCTGCGTGTTGTCGAAGCGCTGGCCTTTCTGGACGTAGCTCAGGTCGGCCCCGACCGCCAGAAAGGGTAGGGGGGCGACCTCAGCGTAGACGCCCACGTTGAAGCCGGAGCGGCTGTCCTCGCCGGGGGACTGGGTTGCCAGGGCGAGGCCGCCGGAGACGCCGTACCGGAGCAGAGGCTGCGCGTGGGCAGCGGTCCCGGCCAGCAGGCACGCTGCGAGGAGGAGGATGCGAGGCATGGGTCAGTTGAACGAGGAGAAGTCGGGCGTGCGCTTCTCGAAGAAAGCGGTGAAGGCTTCGGCGGCCTCGGGGCTCTGGAGACGCTCCAGAAACGCCTCGGCCTCGTCGCGGATCGTGGCCTGCACCGCGTCGGCGTCGCGGCGGCGGAGGAACTGCTTGGTCAGGCGGATCGACGCGGGCGGGCGCGCGGCGATGGCCTCGGACTGGGCCGTCGCCCGGTTCAGGAGGTCGCCCTCGGTCAGCAGTTCGTTGACGAGGCCCCACGCGTGGGCCTGCTCGCCGGTGAACGGGTCGCCGAGGAGGAGCAGTTCCGCCGCCCGCTGCGGCCCGACGACGAGCGGGAGGAGGTAGCTCGACGCGGCCTCGGGGCAGAGGCCGAGCGTCGTGAACGGCATTTGGAGGCGCGCGTCGGGCGTGGCGTAGACGAGGTCGCAGTGCAGCAACAGCGTCGTCCCGATCCCGATGGCGGGGCCGTGAACGGCCGCGACGACCGGCTTCGTGGCGGTGCTGATCGCGGTGAGGAACTGGAAGACCGGGCTCGACCCGTCCGCGGGCGGGTTGGCGGCGAAGTCCATCAGGTCGTTGCCGGCGGTGAAGGCGTCGCCCGCGCCGTGGAGCAGGACGACGCGGACCGACGGGTCGCCCTCGGCACGCTGAAAGGCTTCGGCGAGGGCCGCGTACATGGCGACCGTGAGCGCGTTCTTCTTCTCGGGCCGGTTGATGGTGAGGCGGAGCACGCCGCCATCGGCGTGGGTCAGGATGTGGTCGGACACGGGCAGGGCGTCGGGTGGGAGAGGAGAGACCGGAAGCTACGCCGAGCGAAACGCGGCGGTGGTGTATCTTTGGGCGGGACCGCAGACGACGCACTCACGCCGCCGTTCAGCAGTGAGAAACGCCGTCTGCGGTCTGCCGTCCGCGGTCTTTCTTCGATGGGTCTCGATTCTCCCATCTGCTGAGACGACACCCCTTCACCTTGCTCCGCCAGCCATGTCCACACTCGCCCTCCACTCGCCCCGCACTGCCTCCGTCGACCTCCTCCGCAGCGACCATGCCTCGACGCTGATTCAGGTCGCGGGCGTCGTCGGCTTCGCGCTCCTCGCCGTGCTCGGCGCGCAGGTCCGCATCTACCTCTGGGAGGTGCCGATCACGCTCCAGACGCTCGCCGTCTACGGCAGCGGCCTCTTCCTCGGCTGGCGAGGTGGCCTCTTCGCGATGGCGCTCTACCTCGCGCTCGGGATGGTCTTCCCGGTCTTCGCGGGCGACGGCTTCGGGCCGGCCTACCTCTTCGGCGCGGTCTCGGCGGGCTACCTGCTGGCCTACCCGCTCGTCGGCGCGGTCGTCGGCGCGGCCTCGAAGCGGTGGAACACGTTCGCCGGGTCCGTGCTCTCGCTCCTCCTCGGCTCGGCGGTGCTGTTCACAATCGGCGTCGTCTGGCTCCACTACGCCGCCGGCCACGCGACCTGGGCGGAGTCGGTCACGAAGGGCTGGCTCGGGTTCGTGCTGTGGGACCTCGCCAAGATCCTCCTCGTCGGGGCCGCCTACACCGGTGCCCGGCGGCTGACGGAATAAGGTGCACCGATGGGCCAGCTTGATCGTGGCAAACGAAGCCGGATCGTGTATCTCGAACTGAAGTCTGGTTTCAGCGACAACGGGCCCGCCCGGATAGGACGCGTCACCTTCTCGAAGTCTGGCCGCTCGGTGTATTACCGGGAGCGTCGCTTTGAGCGTATTGAGGGCGGCGGAGCGTCAGGGAACTATCGCGATGTGGAAACAGGCGAGGAGTATTGGATCTCTGGAGTCAAGCGAGACGGAAGCGACCGCCATTGGGCCGGAGCCGGTTCGGTAGAGATTGACGAAGACGTTTTGGCGGAGTATCAGGCGATGCGAAAATGAACGCGCTTTAGACGCTCTAAACAAAACCTACCCAGGCTGTCATTGCGAGAAGCGCAGCAACGAAGCAATCTCCTCGGGACGCCGTCTCACTCAGGAGATTGCCGCGCTCCCTTCGCTCGCTCGCAATGACAACAATAGGTTTTGTTAGGCACTCTTATACCACCTCTGAGGATTGTTGCCTCACTCTCATGTCATGCCCGCGCAGGCGGGCATCCATCAGGCGGCGGCGCTTCACACAGGGGGGTGCATGGGTCCCCGCCTGCGCGGGGACGACCTCGTATAGGTGAGACACTA harbors:
- a CDS encoding enoyl-CoA hydratase, with the protein product MSDHILTHADGGVLRLTINRPEKKNALTVAMYAALAEAFQRAEGDPSVRVVLLHGAGDAFTAGNDLMDFAANPPADGSSPVFQFLTAISTATKPVVAAVHGPAIGIGTTLLLHCDLVYATPDARLQMPFTTLGLCPEAASSYLLPLVVGPQRAAELLLLGDPFTGEQAHAWGLVNELLTEGDLLNRATAQSEAIAARPPASIRLTKQFLRRRDADAVQATIRDEAEAFLERLQSPEAAEAFTAFFEKRTPDFSSFN
- a CDS encoding DUF922 domain-containing protein, whose product is MFRFLLVLALSLTACELPAQPLAPDPETGTVEVHRETVYYEVEGATPRSLLKNLALRGPSIEGERFFGLTEWEVNAEYRWRERATRCSMEDIVVRVVIKTHLPQWVPPAGTPAEVRTAWNRFVTALDAHEDGHRRFAEEAGEAIRWHLVSLHTPSCSQIKGEAQRAVVAILDEYDALNRAYDRETGHGRTQNAVWPPAHLLAGAR
- the metH gene encoding methionine synthase, whose amino-acid sequence is MTDRTAELRRLLVDRILVIDGAMGTMIQRHDLGEADFRGERFADWGHPLKGNNDLLVLTQPALIRGIHHAFLDAGADIVETNTFNSTSISQADYVAESLVYELNAAAARLARDAADAKTAETPGRPRFVAGALGPTNRTLSLSPDVNDPGFRATTYDELRDAYREQIEGLVDGGVDLLLIETIFDTLNAKAAISAVAEHAEATGTQLPVMLSGTVVDMSGRTLSGQTVEAFWLSLAHCPNLLSVGLNCALGSAQMRPFIEALSQVATVPVSLYPNAGLPNAMGGYDETPAFMAEQIRAYAEAGFVNLVGGCCGTTPAHIAAIAEAAAEHPPRPIPTAEPTLRLSGLEPFVVRPGTNFVNIGERTNVTGSRRFARLIKEGDYEEALSVARQQVEDGAQLIDVNMDEGMLDGAAAMQTFLNLVAAEPDISRVPVVVDSSKWEVIEAGLRCVQGKGVVNSISLKEGELPFLEQARRVRAYGAAVIVMAFDEDGQADSLERRKEICERAYRLLVDEVGFPPEDIIFDPNVFAVATGLEEHRRYAIDFIEATRWIKANLPHARVSGGISNLSFSFRGNDRVREAMHAAFLLHAGRAGLDMGIVNAGQLEVYSEIEPDLLERVEDVLFDRRDDATERLVEIAEEIAAEGTEAKEEKTLAWREAPVANRLSHALVKGIVDFIEQDTEEARQQADKPLEVIEGPLMDGMNVVGDLFGSGQMFLPQVVKSARVMKKAVAYLLPYIEAEKEESGAEAKALPKVLMATVKGDVHDIGKNIVGVVLQCNNFEVIDLGVMVPAAKILAEARAHNVDVIGLSGLITPSLDEMVHLAAEMKRQDFDTPLLIGGATTSKVHTAVKVAPQYDGPVVHVLDASRSVPVVQKLITDGQRDAFAAEVAEEYAAERDRYARRTREAKLLSLGDARANRAEIDWSAAPISAPRTPGITEFLGFDLADLRAYIDWTPFFIAWEMRGKYPNILDDPKRGEAARKLFEDANALLDRMIDDKLVQAHGIVGLWPAGADGDDIDLFADERRTERLATFHTLRQQTEKTPGKANRALADFVAPHASGRGDYLGAFVVTAGHGLDELVSEFEADHDDYHAILAKALADRLAEAFAERLHEIVRRDLWGYADAEALSNDDLIRERYAGIRPAPGYPAQPDHTEKLALFDLLGATERTGVTLTEHLAMAPAASVCGLYLAHPEAAYFNLGVLGRDQVEDYARRKGIPVSEAERWLSPALGYDPGARAGSGDGAALAVPAPS
- a CDS encoding biotin transporter BioY encodes the protein MSTLALHSPRTASVDLLRSDHASTLIQVAGVVGFALLAVLGAQVRIYLWEVPITLQTLAVYGSGLFLGWRGGLFAMALYLALGMVFPVFAGDGFGPAYLFGAVSAGYLLAYPLVGAVVGAASKRWNTFAGSVLSLLLGSAVLFTIGVVWLHYAAGHATWAESVTKGWLGFVLWDLAKILLVGAAYTGARRLTE
- a CDS encoding outer membrane beta-barrel protein gives rise to the protein MPRILLLAACLLAGTAAHAQPLLRYGVSGGLALATQSPGEDSRSGFNVGVYAEVAPLPFLAVGADLSYVQKGQRFDNTQLLLVEGDTVLTAGTSTIALDYASFAVTAKPSVSLSPRGPEVYAVLGPRLDLLLREKLLFGSDDVEDFTVTTERNASTVFGYDVGVGVRLRTLLPTPVFAEARFSGDLSEVIPEAPDVRNQVVQLRLGLDF